From a region of the Actinopolymorpha singaporensis genome:
- a CDS encoding glycosyltransferase family 4 protein, which translates to MSDCFLPRLGGIEIQLAELTRMQHRAGHQVEVVTATPDSTPDSASGDAAWAAAAGDRSGGPGVPVHRVVAPLPWELPVHPRTGRHVGGLYAELRPDVVHVHVGAVSPFGWAAVRAAARRRLPTVVTVHSMWDPATCAMYRALDAGAGWTGWPAVASTVSEAAAAPIRRVVGDRVPVRVVANGIDTAQWRPVEPADEVERRRPGVHVVAVGRLAPRKQPLTLLAILRAARSALGGRVPLYATVVGDGPARPLMQRYLRRHAMTDWVELTGRLDRDRVRAVLGSADVFLAPATRESFGIAALEARLAGVPVVAYERGGVADFVVSEKEGLLGGSPAELAAAVARLAGDDALRGTIAKYNRSTEPVRCTWPVVLADFDELYALARLRAGRSAP; encoded by the coding sequence GTGAGTGACTGCTTCCTGCCTCGGCTCGGCGGGATCGAGATCCAGCTCGCCGAACTCACCCGGATGCAGCACCGCGCCGGCCACCAGGTCGAGGTGGTCACCGCCACCCCCGACAGCACCCCCGACAGCGCCAGCGGGGACGCGGCCTGGGCGGCCGCCGCGGGGGACCGGTCCGGTGGGCCGGGCGTGCCGGTCCATCGGGTGGTGGCGCCGCTGCCATGGGAGCTGCCGGTCCATCCGCGCACCGGTCGGCACGTCGGCGGGTTGTACGCCGAGCTGCGCCCGGACGTCGTCCACGTGCACGTCGGCGCCGTCTCGCCGTTCGGCTGGGCGGCCGTACGCGCGGCGGCCCGCCGGCGCCTGCCCACCGTGGTGACCGTGCACAGCATGTGGGACCCCGCCACCTGCGCCATGTACCGCGCCCTGGACGCCGGCGCCGGCTGGACCGGCTGGCCGGCGGTGGCGTCCACGGTGAGCGAGGCGGCCGCCGCCCCGATCCGGCGGGTGGTCGGCGACCGGGTCCCCGTGCGGGTGGTGGCGAACGGCATCGACACCGCACAGTGGCGGCCGGTCGAGCCCGCGGACGAGGTGGAACGGCGCCGACCCGGCGTCCACGTGGTAGCCGTGGGCCGGCTTGCCCCGCGCAAGCAGCCGTTGACGTTGCTGGCGATCCTGCGGGCCGCCCGGTCCGCGCTGGGCGGACGGGTGCCGTTGTACGCCACGGTCGTCGGCGACGGGCCCGCACGTCCGCTGATGCAGCGCTACCTTCGCCGGCACGCGATGACCGACTGGGTGGAGCTCACCGGCCGCCTGGACCGGGACCGGGTGCGTGCGGTGCTGGGGTCGGCTGACGTGTTCCTCGCCCCCGCGACGCGGGAGTCGTTCGGCATCGCCGCGCTGGAGGCCCGGCTGGCCGGCGTACCGGTGGTGGCGTACGAGCGCGGCGGCGTGGCCGACTTCGTCGTCTCGGAGAAGGAAGGCCTGCTCGGCGGCTCGCCGGCCGAACTCGCCGCCGCGGTGGCCCGGCTGGCCGGTGACGACGCGTTGCGCGGCACCATCGCGAAGTACAACCGGTCGACGGAGCCGGTGCGCTGCACCTGGCCGGTGGTGCTGGCCGACTTCGACGAGCTGTACGCGCTGGCCCGGCTCCGGGCAGGACGCTCGGCACCTTAG
- a CDS encoding PIG-L deacetylase family protein, with the protein MGRTCVFFHAHPDDEALFTSGTMARLAAEGHRVVLVVATAGDQGLAAPESIIAGTGRGTSGGAGRGSGAPADRTAAPRLGDVRLAELRASAAALGVARVEHLGYADSGLDGRAEPTWAPAFVRADVDEAAGRLATLLAEEHADLVTTYDPAGGYGHPDHVRVHQVGARAAELAGTPTVLEATVDRELLLRALRLVGRVYRFPPEFDVSSFERAFAPRPEITHRIDVRRYARAKRASLAAHATQATGGDSVRTVAALRRLPGPLFRLVLGTEWYVQRDLAPGTRLTHPLAGLATSRTPGGAR; encoded by the coding sequence ATGGGCCGCACGTGCGTGTTCTTCCACGCTCATCCCGACGACGAGGCGTTGTTCACCTCGGGCACCATGGCCCGGCTCGCGGCGGAGGGGCACCGTGTCGTCCTGGTGGTCGCCACGGCAGGTGACCAGGGACTGGCCGCGCCGGAGTCGATCATCGCCGGGACGGGCCGCGGCACGTCGGGAGGCGCCGGACGCGGCTCCGGCGCTCCCGCTGACCGCACCGCCGCTCCCCGGCTCGGCGACGTACGCCTCGCCGAACTCCGCGCGTCCGCCGCGGCACTCGGCGTCGCTCGTGTGGAACATCTCGGCTACGCCGACTCCGGCCTCGATGGCCGGGCCGAACCCACCTGGGCGCCGGCCTTCGTCCGCGCCGACGTCGACGAGGCGGCCGGGCGGCTGGCCACGCTGCTGGCCGAGGAGCATGCCGACCTGGTGACGACGTACGACCCGGCCGGCGGCTACGGCCACCCCGACCACGTGCGGGTGCACCAGGTGGGCGCCCGGGCCGCCGAACTCGCCGGTACACCCACCGTCCTGGAGGCGACCGTCGACCGGGAGCTGCTGCTGCGCGCGCTGCGCCTGGTGGGGCGGGTCTACCGTTTCCCGCCGGAGTTCGACGTGAGCAGCTTCGAGCGCGCGTTCGCGCCCCGGCCGGAGATCACCCACCGGATCGACGTACGCCGGTACGCCCGAGCCAAGCGGGCGAGCCTGGCCGCGCACGCCACCCAGGCCACCGGCGGCGACTCGGTGCGGACCGTCGCGGCGTTGCGCCGGCTGCCCGGGCCGCTGTTCCGGCTGGTGCTCGGCACCGAGTGGTACGTCCAGCGTGACCTCGCGCCCGGCACCCGGTTGACGCACCCGCTCGCCGGGCTCGCCACGTCCCGCACTCCCGGCGGTGCGCGGTGA
- a CDS encoding lysylphosphatidylglycerol synthase transmembrane domain-containing protein, which produces MTATGDAFRHPWVRTALSVASVLVAIGLVVALPYIVGIDWGIIWAQFARLNPWVVVGLFALWGLGLWAYTWVLTASLPGLNHRQALTLNAVGSAVSNLMPFGGAAGVAVNFAMARSWGFRSHAIAVSTVASGICNVLARFLLPAVGLLALLAAGHVPDAWLAVPVGTASLALFGLVAALVVALRWDSAAEVVGRAADRALRLLPRRIRPADHQASTALARLRVTTSGLLRSSWLPMTLGISTYLALQAALFCACLLATGAYRGVGEAVAAFALGRLLTTVVVTPGGFGIAEAGTAAVMIHLGGAPGPVTAAVLLFSMFTFVLEVPLGAAFWLLRSLSGSPATGDQRLRLVPALIMPPAGGDRRTENVEGGEGTDDADHADHAGHGGGHSERTDRAPRRSAAEY; this is translated from the coding sequence GTGACGGCGACCGGAGACGCGTTCCGCCACCCGTGGGTGCGCACCGCGCTGTCGGTGGCCTCGGTCCTGGTCGCGATCGGACTGGTCGTGGCCCTGCCCTACATCGTGGGCATCGACTGGGGCATCATCTGGGCGCAGTTCGCCCGGCTGAACCCGTGGGTCGTGGTGGGCCTGTTCGCCCTGTGGGGTCTCGGCCTGTGGGCGTACACCTGGGTGCTCACCGCGTCGCTGCCCGGGCTCAACCACCGCCAGGCGCTGACCCTGAACGCGGTCGGCAGCGCGGTGAGCAACCTGATGCCGTTCGGCGGGGCCGCAGGTGTGGCGGTCAACTTCGCCATGGCCCGGTCGTGGGGGTTCCGCAGCCACGCGATCGCGGTGTCCACGGTCGCCTCCGGCATCTGCAACGTCCTGGCGAGGTTCCTGCTGCCGGCGGTCGGTCTGCTCGCGCTGCTGGCCGCGGGGCACGTGCCGGACGCCTGGCTCGCCGTCCCCGTGGGTACCGCCTCGCTGGCGTTGTTCGGGCTGGTCGCCGCCCTGGTGGTCGCGCTGCGCTGGGACAGTGCCGCCGAGGTCGTTGGCCGGGCGGCCGACCGTGCACTGCGGCTACTCCCCCGCCGCATCCGGCCCGCCGACCACCAGGCCAGCACCGCTCTCGCCCGGCTGCGGGTAACGACCTCGGGACTGCTCAGGTCGTCGTGGCTGCCGATGACCCTCGGGATCAGCACCTACCTCGCGCTGCAGGCCGCGTTGTTCTGCGCGTGCCTGCTGGCCACCGGCGCCTACCGGGGCGTCGGCGAGGCCGTCGCGGCGTTCGCCCTCGGCCGGCTGCTCACCACCGTGGTGGTCACGCCGGGCGGGTTCGGGATCGCCGAGGCCGGCACGGCGGCGGTGATGATCCACCTGGGCGGGGCGCCGGGGCCGGTCACCGCGGCGGTGCTGCTGTTCTCGATGTTCACGTTCGTACTGGAGGTGCCGCTCGGAGCGGCGTTCTGGCTGCTGCGGTCGCTGTCCGGCTCGCCCGCGACGGGCGACCAGCGGCTGCGGCTGGTACCGGCCCTGATCATGCCCCCGGCCGGGGGCGACCGCCGTACCGAGAACGTGGAGGGTGGAGAGGGCACGGACGACGCCGACCACGCCGACCACGCCGGCCACGGCGGCGGCCACTCGGAGCGCACCGACCGGGCCCCGCGACGCTCCGCGGCCGAGTACTGA
- a CDS encoding Gfo/Idh/MocA family protein, whose amino-acid sequence MTTPPLSSPQADPGDTTPRVGLVGVNGYGRTHLRNAARLQEQGLLRLVGYADVAPDAAAVVAEHLAARAYDGPPPHGHRTLTDLLATDRPDIVVLGTPIPLHAQMIEEAFTAGASVLVEKPPVVTVQDMDRLLALQDSAGSAGSGDSGDSGGPLCQVGFQNARAPAVRALARLARDGALGEVEHVGLGGRWSRPDSYYARTDWAGRLVHDRRYVLDGTLTNPLAHGLMNALIVAGDHDDSPATPTAVRAELYRCRDSIEGDDTASVRVETAEGRTVVASVTLCAPVQVPPYVFVRGSRATARAYYTTGQLTLESARIAQPPPAAAVRAVEALAADAARAGRAPGDPGSPDLLANLVNVVRGYDDRLLCPLRMTRGFVLALNGMYESAGRPGPVSPRFTTVHDENGERWVHLVGVDDLIERCARDGLLFSEAGADWATPTRAFSLANYRNFTSFSC is encoded by the coding sequence GTGACGACCCCACCTCTGAGCTCCCCTCAGGCCGACCCCGGGGATACGACACCCCGCGTCGGGCTGGTCGGCGTCAACGGATACGGCCGTACCCACCTGCGCAACGCCGCCCGGCTGCAGGAGCAGGGGCTGCTGCGGCTGGTCGGGTACGCCGACGTCGCGCCGGACGCCGCCGCCGTGGTCGCCGAACACCTCGCCGCACGGGCGTACGACGGCCCACCGCCGCACGGTCACCGCACCCTCACCGACCTGCTGGCCACCGACCGCCCCGACATCGTGGTGCTCGGCACGCCGATCCCCCTCCACGCGCAGATGATCGAGGAGGCGTTCACCGCCGGCGCCTCGGTCCTGGTGGAGAAGCCGCCGGTGGTGACCGTGCAGGACATGGACCGGTTGCTGGCCCTGCAGGACTCCGCCGGCTCTGCCGGCTCAGGTGACTCAGGCGACTCCGGCGGTCCGCTGTGCCAGGTGGGATTCCAGAACGCCCGGGCACCGGCCGTCCGCGCGCTGGCCCGGCTCGCCCGTGACGGCGCGCTCGGCGAGGTGGAGCACGTGGGGCTGGGCGGCCGCTGGTCGCGTCCGGACTCCTACTACGCGCGCACCGACTGGGCCGGCCGCCTCGTCCACGACCGCAGGTACGTCCTGGACGGAACGCTCACGAATCCGCTCGCGCACGGGCTGATGAACGCCCTGATCGTGGCCGGCGACCACGACGACAGCCCGGCCACGCCGACCGCGGTGCGGGCGGAGCTGTACCGCTGCCGGGACAGCATCGAGGGCGACGACACCGCGAGCGTCCGCGTGGAGACCGCCGAGGGCCGCACCGTCGTCGCGTCGGTCACGCTGTGCGCGCCGGTGCAGGTGCCGCCGTACGTGTTCGTCCGGGGCAGCCGGGCAACCGCCCGGGCGTACTACACGACCGGACAACTCACCCTGGAGTCCGCGCGCATCGCTCAGCCACCGCCGGCAGCAGCCGTCCGGGCGGTCGAGGCGCTGGCCGCCGACGCGGCGCGCGCCGGCCGCGCGCCGGGTGACCCCGGGTCGCCCGATCTGCTCGCGAATCTGGTCAATGTCGTCCGCGGTTACGACGATCGGCTCCTGTGTCCCCTTAGGATGACCCGAGGCTTCGTCCTCGCCCTCAACGGCATGTACGAGTCCGCAGGCAGACCCGGCCCCGTCTCGCCACGCTTCACCACCGTCCATGACGAGAACGGCGAGCGCTGGGTGCACCTGGTGGGCGTCGACGACCTCATCGAGCGCTGCGCCCGCGACGGGCTGTTGTTCTCCGAGGCCGGCGCCGACTGGGCCACACCCACCCGCGCGTTCTCCCTCGCGAACTACCGGAACTTCACTTCGTTCTCATGCTGA
- the miaB gene encoding tRNA (N6-isopentenyl adenosine(37)-C2)-methylthiotransferase MiaB, translating to MTHRIESPASGAAVGDPGTRTYELRTFGCQMNVHDSERLSGLLEDAGYVRAPAGAAADVVVLNTCAVRENADNKLYGNLGHLAPAKARRPGMQIAVGGCLAQKDKGEIVRRAPWVDVVFGTHNIGSLPALLERSRVLGEAQVEIKDYLETFPSTLPSRRESPAAAWVAVSVGCNNTCTFCIVPALRGREKDRRPGDILAEVEALVAEGVLEVTLLGQNVNAYGVEFGDRFAFGKLLRSCGEIEGLERVRFTSPHPRDFTDDVIAAMAQTPNVMHQLHMPLQSGSDRVLKAMRRSYRQARYLDIVAKVRQAMPDAAITTDIIVGFPGETEEDFEETLNVVREARFSAAFTFQYSKRPGTPAATLPDQVPKRVVQARYERLVELVEELAWAENRALVGRQVEVLVSEGEGRKDAATERMSGRARDNRLVHFSGGRPGGAALAGVRPGDLVTVEVTYAAPHHLVADGPLLDVRRTRAGDLWAARQAGPTQTADVSGTPSGVLLGMPAVRR from the coding sequence ATGACGCACCGTATCGAATCCCCGGCATCCGGCGCTGCCGTCGGCGATCCCGGCACGCGCACGTACGAGCTGCGCACCTTCGGGTGCCAGATGAACGTCCACGACTCCGAGCGCCTGTCCGGACTGCTGGAGGACGCGGGCTACGTCCGCGCGCCCGCCGGCGCCGCGGCCGACGTCGTGGTCCTCAACACCTGCGCCGTCCGGGAGAACGCCGACAACAAGCTGTACGGCAACCTCGGCCACCTGGCGCCGGCGAAGGCCAGGCGCCCCGGCATGCAGATCGCCGTCGGCGGGTGCCTCGCCCAGAAGGACAAGGGCGAGATCGTCCGCCGGGCGCCGTGGGTCGACGTCGTGTTCGGCACCCACAACATCGGCTCGCTGCCGGCCCTGCTGGAGCGGTCCCGGGTGCTCGGCGAGGCGCAGGTGGAGATCAAGGACTACCTGGAGACGTTCCCGTCCACCCTGCCCTCGCGCCGGGAGTCGCCGGCCGCGGCCTGGGTCGCGGTGAGTGTCGGCTGCAACAACACGTGCACGTTCTGCATCGTGCCGGCGCTGCGCGGCCGGGAGAAGGACCGCCGGCCCGGCGACATCCTCGCCGAGGTCGAGGCGCTGGTCGCCGAGGGTGTCCTCGAGGTCACGCTGCTCGGCCAGAACGTCAACGCCTACGGCGTGGAGTTCGGCGACCGGTTCGCGTTCGGCAAACTGCTGCGGTCGTGCGGGGAGATCGAGGGGCTGGAGCGGGTGCGGTTCACCTCCCCGCACCCGCGCGACTTCACCGACGACGTGATCGCCGCGATGGCGCAGACACCGAACGTCATGCACCAGTTGCACATGCCGCTGCAGTCGGGATCGGACCGCGTGCTGAAGGCGATGCGGCGTTCCTACCGCCAGGCCCGCTACCTCGACATCGTGGCGAAGGTGCGGCAGGCGATGCCGGACGCCGCGATCACCACCGACATCATCGTCGGCTTCCCCGGCGAGACCGAGGAGGACTTCGAGGAGACGCTGAACGTCGTACGCGAGGCGAGGTTCTCCGCGGCGTTCACGTTCCAGTACTCCAAGCGGCCGGGTACGCCGGCGGCGACGCTGCCCGACCAGGTACCCAAGAGGGTCGTGCAGGCGCGGTACGAACGCCTGGTCGAGCTCGTCGAGGAGCTCGCCTGGGCGGAGAACCGCGCGCTCGTCGGCCGCCAGGTCGAGGTGCTCGTCTCCGAGGGGGAGGGCCGCAAGGACGCCGCCACCGAACGCATGAGCGGACGCGCCCGGGACAACCGGCTGGTGCACTTCTCCGGTGGCCGCCCCGGTGGCGCCGCCCTGGCCGGCGTACGCCCCGGCGACCTGGTGACGGTCGAGGTCACCTACGCCGCCCCGCACCACCTGGTCGCCGACGGCCCGTTGCTGGACGTTCGGCGGACCCGGGCCGGTGACCTGTGGGCGGCCCGGCAAGCGGGACCGACGCAGACCGCGGACGTGTCGGGTACGCCGTCCGGGGTCCTGCTCGGAATGCCGGCCGTCCGCCGCTGA